A single Vigna radiata var. radiata cultivar VC1973A chromosome 8, Vradiata_ver6, whole genome shotgun sequence DNA region contains:
- the LOC106770636 gene encoding L-type lectin-domain containing receptor kinase S.6 — MLCSSLPPLFFFLLIPSVLSFPLFSSDNLTLYGDAFFSHKAITLTTHQPTCSSSSIGRAFFIYPLRFLDPQTNSTASFFSRFSFSILSSPSCPSGEGLAFLIASSTHFPALSMGLPQPSPNSTSFLAVEFDTNFDPSLGDINDNHVALDVNSASSFASVDAFSRGIDLKSGKLITAWVEYRHAIKMLSVWLAYSSTRPSTPILVSQIDLSERLEDFMHVGFTASNGKGSSDYLVHHWQFTTFGHDSRSMDVIDEGDCFLCYEGDSTDFGHGSNMRVNERKKKIKEMALGLGGLTAFVVSVLAAMIVVCVFLTRKKGVVRKNMEQRQSCGTQTSKVPTRLSLSEIKSATMGFNRDRLVGEGASAKVYKGYLPFGGDVAVKRFQRQKDLNCLHNPFATEFATMVGYLRHKNLVQLKGWCCEGKELVLVYEFLPNGSLNKVLHRNFNSSMVLSWRQRENIVLGVAAALIYLHEECERQIIHRDVKSCNIMLDADFNAKLGDFGLAEVYEHSCSRREATIPAGTMGYLAPEYVYSGVPTVKSDVYSFGVVVLEVGSGRKPVEDDGSVVVDYVWSLWEKGKLIEGADPRLMGKYDAVDMERMLLVGLLCVHPDQSKRPTVREAARMLNKEAALPLLPPVKPRLRIRPISPQTHHVLGDCLNTDEPPYFTPRSHFY; from the coding sequence ATGCTTTGTTCCTCTCTACCAccacttttcttcttcctcctcatcCCCTCTGTACTTTCATTCCCTCTCTTCTCCTCCGACAACCTCACCCTCTACGGTGACGCGTTCTTCTCTCACAAAGCCATCACTCTCACCACCCACCAACCCACCTGCTCCTCCTCCTCCATCGGCAGAGCCTTCTTCATCTACCCCCTCCGTTTTCTTGATCCCCAAACCAACTCCACTGCCTCCTTCTTCTCCCGCTTCTCCTTCTCCATCCTCTCCTCTCCCTCCTGCCCCTCCGGCGAAGGCCTCGCCTTCCTCATCGCCTCCTCCACCCACTTCCCTGCCCTCTCCATGGGCCTCCCCCAACCCTCCCCCAACTCAACCTCCTTCTTAGCCGTCGAGTTCGACACTAACTTCGACCCCTCCCTCGGCGACATCAACGACAACCACGTGGCCCTTGACGTCAACAGTGCCTCCTCCTTTGCATCCGTCGACGCCTTCTCCCGCGGCATTGACCTCAAGAGTGGCAAACTCATCACTGCATGGGTGGAGTACCGTCATGCAATCAAGATGTTAAGTGTATGGCTCGCTTATTCCTCCACCAGACCTTCCACTCCCATTCTTGTTTCTCAAATAGACCTCTCCGAGAGACTTGAAGACTTCATGCACGTTGGTTTCACGGCCTCCAATGGGAAGGGGTCAAGTGATTACCTTGTTCATCATTGGCAGTTCACGACTTTCGGCCATGACTCTCGCTCCATGGACGTGATCGATGAAGGTGACTGTTTCTTGTGTTATGAAGGGGATTCTACGGATTTCGGTCATGGTTCGAACATGAGGGTGAatgagaggaagaaaaagattaaGGAGATGGCTCTTGGGTTGGGAGGGTTGACGGCGTTTGTGGTGTCGGTTTTGGCGGCGATGATTGTGGTGTGTGTTTTCTTGACAAGGAAGAAAGGAGTTGTTAGGAAGAATATGGAGCAAAGGCAAAGTTGTGGGACTCAGACGAGTAAAGTTCCGACTAGGTTGTCACTCTCGGAGATTAAGTCTGCGACAATGGGGTTTAATCGTGACAGGCTTGTTGGGGAGGGTGCCTCTGCCAAGGTTTATAAAGGGTATCTTCCCTTCGGAGGGGATGTGGCAGTGAAGAGATTTCAGAGGCAAAAagatttgaattgtttacataACCCTTTTGCCACCGAGTTTGCCACCATGGTGGGTTACTTGCGGCACAAGAATTTGGTTCAGCTTAAGGGGTGGTGCTGTGAGGGAAAAGAGTTGGTCCTGGTTTACGAGTTTCTTCCCAATGGAAGCCTGAATAAGGTTCTGCACAGGAACTTCAATTCTTCCATGGTTCTATCGTGGAGGCAAAGGGAGAATATCGTTCTTGGGGTTGCTGCTGCTCTGATCTATCTTCACGAAGAGTGTGAGAGGCAGATCATTCACAGGGATGTGAAGAGCTGCAACATAATGCTTGATGCAGATTTCAATGCGAAGCTTGGGGATTTTGGGCTTGCGGAAGTGTATGAGCACAGTTGTAGCAGGAGGGAAGCTACTATACCGGCAGGGACAATGGGATATCTTGCTCCAGAGTATGTTTATTCTGGTGTTCCTACTGTGAAGAGTGATGTGTACAGCTTTGGGGTGGTGGTGTTGGAAGTGGGAAGTGGGAGGAAGCCTGTGGAAGATGATGGCAGTGTGGTTGTGGACTATGTGTGGAGCTTGTGGGAAAAGGGGAAACTGATTGAGGGTGCTGATCCAAGATTGATGGGGAAATATGATGCAGTAGACATGGAAAGGATGCTATTGGTGGGGCTTCTATGTGTGCATCCTGATCAATCGAAGAGGCCAACAGTAAGAGAAGCAGCAAGAATGCTTAATAAGGAAGCAGCACTTCCTCTTTTACCTCCTGTTAAACCAAGGCTCAGAATTAGGCCTATTTCTCCTCAAACACACCATGTTCTTGGAGATTGCCTCAACACAGATGAGCCTCCTTATTTCACCCCCAGAAGCCACTTTTACTAG
- the LOC106772246 gene encoding PH, RCC1 and FYVE domains-containing protein 1 isoform X2, which produces MADLVSYRNADRDIDQDELSLIWISSSGERNLKLSSVSRIIPGQRTAVFQRYLRPEKEYLSFSLIYNNGKRSLDLICKDKVEAEVWITGLKALISSGQGGRSKIDGWSDGGLYLDDGRDLTSNSPSESSVSASRDISSPDISVSLANTSPQSFHSENTVNFDRSHAPSNPSNMQVKGSSSDVFRVSVSSAPSTSSHGSAPDDYDALGDVYIWGEVICENVVKVGADKSASYFSPRTDILLPRPLESNVVLDVLQISCGVKHAALVTRQGELFTWGEESGGRLGHGVGKNVIQPRLVDAMTSATVDFVACGEFHTCAVTMFGELYTWGDGTHNAGLLGHGTDVSHWIPKRIAGPLEGLQVALVTCGPWHTALITSTGQLFTFGDGTFGVLGHGDRENVPYPREVESLSGLRTIAVACGVWHTAAVVEVIVTQSSASVSSGKLFTWGDGDKNRLGHGDKDARLEPTCVPSLIDYNFHRIACGHSLTVGLTTSGQVFTMGSTVYGQLGNPQSDGKLPCLVEDKLAGESVEEIACGAYHVAVLTCKNEVYTWGKGANGRLGHGDVEDRKTPTLVEALKDRHVKYIACGSNYSAAICLHKWVSGAEQSQCSACRQAFGFTRKRHNCYNCGLVHCHSCSSRKALRAALAPNPGKPYRVCDSCFVKLNKVSESGNNNRRNALPRLSGENKDRLEKSDLRLTKTAVPSNMDLIKQLDSKAAKQGKKADTFSLVRNPQPQSLLQLKDVVLSTAVDLKRTAPRPVLTPSGVSSRSVSPFSRRPSPPRSATPIPTTSGLSFSKSIADSLKKTNELLNQEVLKLRAQVETLRQRCEMQELELQRSSKKTQEAMALAAEESAKAKAAKEVIKSLTAQLKDLAERLPPGAYDAENIRPAYLPNGLEPNGIHYPEINGERHTRAESISGSSLASIGIESSLPSRIEGTLTGNYGANLYQQNRGSVIPNGTDEYPDVKLPNGSSSVIQTSGSTASDTVDGRDSGNFQDDESGLRSRNAIIPANSSQVEAEWIEQYEPGVYITLVALRDGTRDLKRVRFSRRRFGEHQAETWWSENRDRVYERYNVRSSDKSSGQGARKADGGGSPVL; this is translated from the exons ATGGCAGATCTTGTTAGCTACAGGAATGCCGACCGTGACATCGACCAA GATGAATTGTCTTTAATCTGGATATCAAGCAGTGGAGAAAGAAATCTGAAACTATCTTCTGTCTCAAGAATTATTCCTGGACAAAGAACT GCTGTTTTCCAAAGATATCTGCGTCCTGAGAAGGagtatctttctttttcacttatttaCAACAACGGGAAGCGGTCCCTTGATCTG ATTTGCAAGGATAAAGTTGAGGCAGAAGTGTGGATTACTGGTCTCAAGGCACTGATATCTTCAGGTCAAGGTGGGCGTTCCAAAATTGATGGATGGAGTGATGGAGGCCTCTATCTTGAT GACGGCAGAGACTTGACATCAAATAGTCCAAGTGAAAGTTCAGTTAGTGCTTCACGAGACATCAGTTCTCCTGACATTTCTGTTAGTCTGGCAAATACTTCTCCACAATCCTTTCACTCTGAAAATACTGTAAATTTTGATAGGTCACATGCACCATCAAACCCATCAAATATGCAAGTGAAAGGATCTAGTTCAGATGTTTTTCGTGTTAGTGTCTCAAGTGCCCCCAGCACATCTAGTCATGGGTCTGCACCTGACGATTATGATGCTCTTGGGGATGTATACATATGGGGGGAGGTTATCTGTGAGAATGTTGTAAAAGTTGGAGCTGATAAAAGTGCTAGTTATTTCAGTCCAAGAACAGATATTCTCCTCCCCAGGCCACTGGAGTCGAATGTGGTTTTAGATGTGCTTCAAATATCATGTGGTGTTAAACATGCTGCTCTAGTCACAAGGCAGGGTGAACTTTTCACATGGGGTGAAGAATCTGGTGGACGCCTTGGCCATGGTGTTGGGAAGAATGTGATTCAACCTCGTCTAGTTGACGCCATGACTTCTGCAACTGTTGATTTTGTTGCCTGTGGGGAGTTCCATACCTGTGCTGTTACGATGTTTGGGGAACTGTATACATGGGGTGATGGTACTCATAATGCTGGGCTTCTTGGTCATGGTACTGATGTTAGTCATTGGATACCAAAGAGAATTGCAGGTCCGCTAGAGGGGCTTCAAGTTGCGTTAGTCACTTGTGGTCCATGGCATACAGCCTTGATAACCTCAACTGGTCAGCTCTTTACATTTGGGGATGGAACATTTGGTGTCCTCGGCCATGGAGATAGGGAAAATGTTCCGTATCCAAGAGAAGTAGAATCCTTGTCTGGGTTGAGGACAATAGCTGTTGCATGTGGAGTGTGGCATACTGCAGCTGTTGTAGAGGTTATTGTGACTCAATCAAGTGCTAGTGTATCGTCAGGTAAATTGTTTACTTGGGGTGATGGAGATAAAAACCGTCTTGGACATGGAGACAAGGATGCTCGGCTTGAACCAACTTGCGTACCTTCACTTATTGATTACAATTTTCATAGAATTGCTTGTGGGCACAGTTTGACAGTAGGGCTGACAACATCCGGTCAAGTTTTTACAATGGGAAGCACGGTTTATGGTCAGCTTGGGAATCCCCAGTCGGATGGAAAGCTGCCATGTTTGGTTGAAGACAAGCTTGCAGGAGAATCTGTTGAAGAAATTGCATGCGGGGCTTATCATGTTGCTGTTTTAACGTGCAAAAATGAGGTTTACACTTGGGGAAAGGGAGCAAATGGGAGATTGGGTCATGGAGATGTTGAAGATAGAAAAACACCAACCTTGGTTGAAGCCTTGAAAGATAGACATGTGAAATATATTGCTTGTGGTTCAAACTACTCTGCAGCCATATGCCTTCATAAGTGGGTATCCGGTGCTGAGCAGTCTCAGTGCTCTGCTTGTAGACAAGCGTTTGGATTCACTAGAAAGAGGCACAACTGTTATAATTGTGGGCTAGTGCACTGTCATTCATGTAGTTCTCGGAAAGCATTAAGAGCTGCACTGGCTCCAAATCCTGGAAAGCCATATCGCGTATGTGATTcatgttttgtaaaattgaacaAGGTTTCTGAATCAGGCAATAATAATCGAAGGAACGCTCTGCCTCGTTTGTCAGGTGAAAACAAGGACAGATTAGAGAAGTCTGACCTAAGATTAACCAAGACAGCTGTCCCTTCTAATATGGATTTGATAAAGCAGCTTGATAGCAAGGCAGCCAAACAGGGGAAGAAGGCTGATACATTCTCTCTGGTTCGCAACCCACAACCACAATCTTTGCTACAGCTTAAAGATGTTGTCCTGTCTACAGCTGTTGATTTGAAGCGAACAGCTCCAAGACCTGTGCTGACGCCATCTGGAGTGAGTTCCAGGTCTGTGTCTCCATTCTCTAGAAGACCAAGCCCCCCTCGTTCAGCTACACCTATTCCAACAACATCGGGGCTTTCCTTCTCAAAAAGTATTGCTGATAgtttgaagaaaacaaatgagCTTTTGAATCAGGAAGTATTAAAGTTACGTGCTCAG GTTGAGACCCTGAGACAGAGATGTGAAATGCAAGAATTAGAGCTTCAAAGGTCATCAAAAAAGACTCAGGAGGCTATGGCTCTGGCTGCCGAGGAATCTGCCAAAGCTAAGGCTGCAAAGGAAGTTATAAAGTCACTTACAGCACAG CTCAAAGATCTGGCTGAGAGGCTTCCCCCTGGCGCTTATGATGCGGAGAATATCAGACCAGCTTACCTGCCAAATGGTCTGGAGCCAAATGGAATTCACTATCCAGAAATAAATGGGGAGCGTCACACCAGGGCCGAGTCAATCAGTGGCTCTAGTTTGGCTTCCATTGGAATTGAATCATCCCTGCCGAGCAGAATCGAAGGCACTCTGACCGGAAACTATGGAGCTAATCTTTACCAGCAAAATCGGGGATCTGTAATCCCTAATGGGACAGATGAGTACCCAGATGTTAAATTGCCAAACGGCAGCAGCAGCGTGATCCAGACAAGTGGTAGTACTGCATCAGATACTGTTGATGGTAGGGATTCTGGAAATTTTCAAGATGATGAGAGTGGTTTGAGATCAAGGAATGCCATAATACCTGCTAATAGTAGTCAAGTTGAGGCAGAATGGATTGAACAATACGAACCTGGTGTCTATATAACTCTTGTTGCCCTGCGTGATGGAACAAGAGATCTGAAACGAGTGCGGTTCAG CCGGCGAAGATTCGGTGAGCACCAAGCTGAGACTTGGTGGTCGGAGAACCGTGATAGGGTATACGAGAGGTACAACGTTCGAAGCAGCGACAAATCTTCCGGCCAAGGGGCACGTAAGGCAGATGGTGGTGGTTCACCTGTTTTATAA
- the LOC106772246 gene encoding PH, RCC1 and FYVE domains-containing protein 1 isoform X1 translates to MADLVSYRNADRDIDQALIVLKKGAQLLKYGRKGRPKFCPFRLSNDELSLIWISSSGERNLKLSSVSRIIPGQRTAVFQRYLRPEKEYLSFSLIYNNGKRSLDLICKDKVEAEVWITGLKALISSGQGGRSKIDGWSDGGLYLDDGRDLTSNSPSESSVSASRDISSPDISVSLANTSPQSFHSENTVNFDRSHAPSNPSNMQVKGSSSDVFRVSVSSAPSTSSHGSAPDDYDALGDVYIWGEVICENVVKVGADKSASYFSPRTDILLPRPLESNVVLDVLQISCGVKHAALVTRQGELFTWGEESGGRLGHGVGKNVIQPRLVDAMTSATVDFVACGEFHTCAVTMFGELYTWGDGTHNAGLLGHGTDVSHWIPKRIAGPLEGLQVALVTCGPWHTALITSTGQLFTFGDGTFGVLGHGDRENVPYPREVESLSGLRTIAVACGVWHTAAVVEVIVTQSSASVSSGKLFTWGDGDKNRLGHGDKDARLEPTCVPSLIDYNFHRIACGHSLTVGLTTSGQVFTMGSTVYGQLGNPQSDGKLPCLVEDKLAGESVEEIACGAYHVAVLTCKNEVYTWGKGANGRLGHGDVEDRKTPTLVEALKDRHVKYIACGSNYSAAICLHKWVSGAEQSQCSACRQAFGFTRKRHNCYNCGLVHCHSCSSRKALRAALAPNPGKPYRVCDSCFVKLNKVSESGNNNRRNALPRLSGENKDRLEKSDLRLTKTAVPSNMDLIKQLDSKAAKQGKKADTFSLVRNPQPQSLLQLKDVVLSTAVDLKRTAPRPVLTPSGVSSRSVSPFSRRPSPPRSATPIPTTSGLSFSKSIADSLKKTNELLNQEVLKLRAQVETLRQRCEMQELELQRSSKKTQEAMALAAEESAKAKAAKEVIKSLTAQLKDLAERLPPGAYDAENIRPAYLPNGLEPNGIHYPEINGERHTRAESISGSSLASIGIESSLPSRIEGTLTGNYGANLYQQNRGSVIPNGTDEYPDVKLPNGSSSVIQTSGSTASDTVDGRDSGNFQDDESGLRSRNAIIPANSSQVEAEWIEQYEPGVYITLVALRDGTRDLKRVRFSRRRFGEHQAETWWSENRDRVYERYNVRSSDKSSGQGARKADGGGSPVL, encoded by the exons ATGGCAGATCTTGTTAGCTACAGGAATGCCGACCGTGACATCGACCAA GCATTGATTGTTTTGAAAAAGGGTGCTCAACTACTTAAATATGGTCGTAAGGGAAGGCCTAAGTTTTGTCCGTTTAGACTTTCCAAT GATGAATTGTCTTTAATCTGGATATCAAGCAGTGGAGAAAGAAATCTGAAACTATCTTCTGTCTCAAGAATTATTCCTGGACAAAGAACT GCTGTTTTCCAAAGATATCTGCGTCCTGAGAAGGagtatctttctttttcacttatttaCAACAACGGGAAGCGGTCCCTTGATCTG ATTTGCAAGGATAAAGTTGAGGCAGAAGTGTGGATTACTGGTCTCAAGGCACTGATATCTTCAGGTCAAGGTGGGCGTTCCAAAATTGATGGATGGAGTGATGGAGGCCTCTATCTTGAT GACGGCAGAGACTTGACATCAAATAGTCCAAGTGAAAGTTCAGTTAGTGCTTCACGAGACATCAGTTCTCCTGACATTTCTGTTAGTCTGGCAAATACTTCTCCACAATCCTTTCACTCTGAAAATACTGTAAATTTTGATAGGTCACATGCACCATCAAACCCATCAAATATGCAAGTGAAAGGATCTAGTTCAGATGTTTTTCGTGTTAGTGTCTCAAGTGCCCCCAGCACATCTAGTCATGGGTCTGCACCTGACGATTATGATGCTCTTGGGGATGTATACATATGGGGGGAGGTTATCTGTGAGAATGTTGTAAAAGTTGGAGCTGATAAAAGTGCTAGTTATTTCAGTCCAAGAACAGATATTCTCCTCCCCAGGCCACTGGAGTCGAATGTGGTTTTAGATGTGCTTCAAATATCATGTGGTGTTAAACATGCTGCTCTAGTCACAAGGCAGGGTGAACTTTTCACATGGGGTGAAGAATCTGGTGGACGCCTTGGCCATGGTGTTGGGAAGAATGTGATTCAACCTCGTCTAGTTGACGCCATGACTTCTGCAACTGTTGATTTTGTTGCCTGTGGGGAGTTCCATACCTGTGCTGTTACGATGTTTGGGGAACTGTATACATGGGGTGATGGTACTCATAATGCTGGGCTTCTTGGTCATGGTACTGATGTTAGTCATTGGATACCAAAGAGAATTGCAGGTCCGCTAGAGGGGCTTCAAGTTGCGTTAGTCACTTGTGGTCCATGGCATACAGCCTTGATAACCTCAACTGGTCAGCTCTTTACATTTGGGGATGGAACATTTGGTGTCCTCGGCCATGGAGATAGGGAAAATGTTCCGTATCCAAGAGAAGTAGAATCCTTGTCTGGGTTGAGGACAATAGCTGTTGCATGTGGAGTGTGGCATACTGCAGCTGTTGTAGAGGTTATTGTGACTCAATCAAGTGCTAGTGTATCGTCAGGTAAATTGTTTACTTGGGGTGATGGAGATAAAAACCGTCTTGGACATGGAGACAAGGATGCTCGGCTTGAACCAACTTGCGTACCTTCACTTATTGATTACAATTTTCATAGAATTGCTTGTGGGCACAGTTTGACAGTAGGGCTGACAACATCCGGTCAAGTTTTTACAATGGGAAGCACGGTTTATGGTCAGCTTGGGAATCCCCAGTCGGATGGAAAGCTGCCATGTTTGGTTGAAGACAAGCTTGCAGGAGAATCTGTTGAAGAAATTGCATGCGGGGCTTATCATGTTGCTGTTTTAACGTGCAAAAATGAGGTTTACACTTGGGGAAAGGGAGCAAATGGGAGATTGGGTCATGGAGATGTTGAAGATAGAAAAACACCAACCTTGGTTGAAGCCTTGAAAGATAGACATGTGAAATATATTGCTTGTGGTTCAAACTACTCTGCAGCCATATGCCTTCATAAGTGGGTATCCGGTGCTGAGCAGTCTCAGTGCTCTGCTTGTAGACAAGCGTTTGGATTCACTAGAAAGAGGCACAACTGTTATAATTGTGGGCTAGTGCACTGTCATTCATGTAGTTCTCGGAAAGCATTAAGAGCTGCACTGGCTCCAAATCCTGGAAAGCCATATCGCGTATGTGATTcatgttttgtaaaattgaacaAGGTTTCTGAATCAGGCAATAATAATCGAAGGAACGCTCTGCCTCGTTTGTCAGGTGAAAACAAGGACAGATTAGAGAAGTCTGACCTAAGATTAACCAAGACAGCTGTCCCTTCTAATATGGATTTGATAAAGCAGCTTGATAGCAAGGCAGCCAAACAGGGGAAGAAGGCTGATACATTCTCTCTGGTTCGCAACCCACAACCACAATCTTTGCTACAGCTTAAAGATGTTGTCCTGTCTACAGCTGTTGATTTGAAGCGAACAGCTCCAAGACCTGTGCTGACGCCATCTGGAGTGAGTTCCAGGTCTGTGTCTCCATTCTCTAGAAGACCAAGCCCCCCTCGTTCAGCTACACCTATTCCAACAACATCGGGGCTTTCCTTCTCAAAAAGTATTGCTGATAgtttgaagaaaacaaatgagCTTTTGAATCAGGAAGTATTAAAGTTACGTGCTCAG GTTGAGACCCTGAGACAGAGATGTGAAATGCAAGAATTAGAGCTTCAAAGGTCATCAAAAAAGACTCAGGAGGCTATGGCTCTGGCTGCCGAGGAATCTGCCAAAGCTAAGGCTGCAAAGGAAGTTATAAAGTCACTTACAGCACAG CTCAAAGATCTGGCTGAGAGGCTTCCCCCTGGCGCTTATGATGCGGAGAATATCAGACCAGCTTACCTGCCAAATGGTCTGGAGCCAAATGGAATTCACTATCCAGAAATAAATGGGGAGCGTCACACCAGGGCCGAGTCAATCAGTGGCTCTAGTTTGGCTTCCATTGGAATTGAATCATCCCTGCCGAGCAGAATCGAAGGCACTCTGACCGGAAACTATGGAGCTAATCTTTACCAGCAAAATCGGGGATCTGTAATCCCTAATGGGACAGATGAGTACCCAGATGTTAAATTGCCAAACGGCAGCAGCAGCGTGATCCAGACAAGTGGTAGTACTGCATCAGATACTGTTGATGGTAGGGATTCTGGAAATTTTCAAGATGATGAGAGTGGTTTGAGATCAAGGAATGCCATAATACCTGCTAATAGTAGTCAAGTTGAGGCAGAATGGATTGAACAATACGAACCTGGTGTCTATATAACTCTTGTTGCCCTGCGTGATGGAACAAGAGATCTGAAACGAGTGCGGTTCAG CCGGCGAAGATTCGGTGAGCACCAAGCTGAGACTTGGTGGTCGGAGAACCGTGATAGGGTATACGAGAGGTACAACGTTCGAAGCAGCGACAAATCTTCCGGCCAAGGGGCACGTAAGGCAGATGGTGGTGGTTCACCTGTTTTATAA